Proteins found in one Pagrus major chromosome 20, Pma_NU_1.0 genomic segment:
- the myoz1b gene encoding myozenin-1b, producing the protein MSLPTTAPAHKRKANRIITDLSNISQNDDESDPEASEFDLGTKIKTPKDTMLEELSLLNNKGSKMFRMRQQRVEKFIVTNENQQNLENLLMCPPPVPPKPKVEVVEEPVDEEAERKKRKEEYVRTYVSPWERAMKGNEELTATMRSCMPGPIQMHAEMPLYKSFNRMALPYGGFDKVSKTLTFELPEINMTPEEPEPLPSMQADIRSRPSFNRTPIGWICSEDNSNIHMDLDNIPFDGETDDL; encoded by the exons ATGTCTCTGCCAACTACAGCTCCTGCTCATAAAAGGAAGGCCAACAGGATCATCACCGACCTGTCCAACATCTCCCAGAAtg ATGACGAGTCAGACCCCGAGGCCTCTGAGTTTGACCTGGGCACCAAGATTAAGACGCCCAAGGACACGATGCTGGAGGAGCTCTCCCTGCTCAATAACAAGGGCTCCAAGATGTTCAGGATGAGGCAGCAGAGAGTCGAGAAGTTCATTGTGACCAACGAGAACCAG CAGAACCTTGAGAACCTGCTGATGTGCCCGCCTCCTGTTCCACCAAAGCCAAAAGTAGAAG TGGTGGAGGAGCCGGTGGATGAGGAGgcggagaggaagaagaggaaggaggagtaTGTACGCACCTACGTATCGCCATGGGAACGGGCCATGAAGGGCAACGAGGAGCTGACAGCCACCATGAGGTCCTGCATGCCGGGTCCCATCCAGATGCATGCCGAAATGCCTCTGTACAAGAGCTTCAACAG GATGGCACTGCCATATGGCGGCTTCGACAAGGTTTCCAAGACGCTGACCTTCGAACTCCCAGAGATCAACATGACCCCCGAGGAGCCGGAGCCTCTGCCCAGCATGCAGGCCGACATCCGCTCACGCCCCTCGTTCAACCGCACGCCCATCGGCTGGATCTGCAGCGAGGACAACTCAAACATCCACATGGACCTGGACAACATCCCCTTCGACGGAGAGACGGATGACCTGTga